The following nucleotide sequence is from Pseudonocardia sp. C8.
GGCTTCCTGATCCTCCTCACCCTGGTCATGGCCGCGGTGACCGGCGTCCTGATGCTGCGCGCGCCGCACCGCACCCGGGCCGGGGAGGCGGCCCTGCGCCGGCTCCGCACCGACCACGCGGCGCTGTCGCCGTCGATGCGCCCGGACTGGACGGCGGTCGGCCCGGCCGCGGCCGCGCTCAGCGTCGGCGCGTTCGGGGTCGGCGCGATGCTCGCCGCCGAGCCCGCGTTCGCCGAGGAGCTCGCCGCGCAGAAGGTCGCCGCGCTCGGTAGCGGCTCCGGCAGCAGCGGTGGGTGGACCGGCGGCGGTGACAGCAGCAGCGGTGGCGGTGACGGCGGCGGGGGTGGCGGTGGCTGCGGGGGTGGCGGCTGCGGCGGCTGACCACCACGGGACGGACATCCCCGGGGGATCGGGCCGGCTCGTCCCCGCAACTCCACTCTGGGGGGTGTGGAGTTGCGGGGGCGGACCGTCCCGGGCCACCGGGGAACGCGACGGTGGAGGCACGATGACGGGTCCACGCGGCACCGGCGCCGGCTGGCGGGGCGCGATCGCCGCCGTGCTCGACGACGTGCCGGGGCTCGGGTTCCACGAGGTGATCGCCGAGTCGATCCGGCCGGACGCCGTCCCGGAGCCGCTGCGGCGGCGCGACGTCGTCGTCCACGGGGTCCGGCTGTCGCTCGGATCCGCCGGCGGGGTCGAGCCCGCCCGGGTGGCGCACCTCGCCGCCTCCGCCGCGGCGACGGACGCCGTGCTGGTCAGCGAGCACGTCGCGTTCGTCCGCGCCGGCGGGCTCGAGGCGGGGCACCTGCTGCCGCTGCCCCGGACCCGGGAGGCGCTGGACGTGCTCGCGGCGAACGTCGCGCGGACCCGCGCCGAGCTGGACGTGCCGCTGGCGCTGGAGCCGATCGCGGCCCTGATCGACTGGCCCGACGACGAGTACGGCGAGGCCGAGTTCCTGGCCCGGTTGCACGGCCGCACCGGCGCGCCGCTGCTGCTCGACGTCGCGAACGTGCACGTGAACGCGCTGAACCGGGGCCGGGACCCGCGCGCCGAGATGGACGCGCTGCTGGCCGCGCTGCCGCCGGAGGCGATCGCGTACTGCCATGTCGCCGGCGGTGCCGAGCACGACGGGCTGCTCCACGACACGCACACCGACCCGGTCCCGGACGCCGTGCTCGCACTGCTCGCGCACACGGTCGCGCAGCTGCCGACACCCCCGCCGGTGATGCTGGAACGCGACGGCCGCTACCCGCCCGCCGGTGAGCTGCGCGCCGAGCTGGCGGCGATCGCCGCGGCAGCAGGGCACCCGGCGCCGTGCGGGGCGGGGAGCGGTGCGCGATGAACGCCCTCTGGCCGCCGGACCCGGGTGCTCCGCTGTCACCGCGCCGGTCCCGGACGCACGCTCCTCGCCCCGCGGACCGGACGGGTGCACCCGGTCACGGTCCACGCCTGCGCGTCGTCGACGAGGGCGCCCGCCGGCGGGAACCCGAGCGCACCGACCACGTGCCCGCGCCGGACCCACCCGATGCCCGCGGGCTCGCGGAACGGCAGGC
It contains:
- a CDS encoding DUF692 domain-containing protein, whose amino-acid sequence is MTGPRGTGAGWRGAIAAVLDDVPGLGFHEVIAESIRPDAVPEPLRRRDVVVHGVRLSLGSAGGVEPARVAHLAASAAATDAVLVSEHVAFVRAGGLEAGHLLPLPRTREALDVLAANVARTRAELDVPLALEPIAALIDWPDDEYGEAEFLARLHGRTGAPLLLDVANVHVNALNRGRDPRAEMDALLAALPPEAIAYCHVAGGAEHDGLLHDTHTDPVPDAVLALLAHTVAQLPTPPPVMLERDGRYPPAGELRAELAAIAAAAGHPAPCGAGSGAR